The following proteins are encoded in a genomic region of Aliiroseovarius sp. F47248L:
- the msrQ gene encoding protein-methionine-sulfoxide reductase heme-binding subunit MsrQ — protein MPLVDRINTALRKVPVWVLYVAGALWPAWLLYLAATGSMGAEPVKVLEHELGRLALKALIVGLCVSPLRSITGVNLIRFRRAIGVLTFYFVTTHLLVWLVLDVQILSEIWKDILKRPYITVGMGAFLLMVPLVITSNNWSVRKLGPKWRKLHRLVYPIALLGGVHFIMVGKTWEADALMYMAVIVALLGWRVWQATKRVRSKKHSLSLPT, from the coding sequence ATGCCTTTGGTTGACCGGATAAACACAGCCCTGCGGAAGGTGCCGGTTTGGGTGCTGTATGTCGCGGGTGCCCTTTGGCCGGCGTGGCTGTTGTATCTTGCGGCAACGGGCAGCATGGGGGCTGAACCGGTCAAGGTGTTGGAGCATGAGTTGGGTCGTCTAGCTCTAAAGGCTCTGATCGTGGGTCTGTGCGTGTCGCCATTGCGATCTATTACCGGTGTAAATCTGATCCGTTTTCGGCGTGCGATCGGTGTCTTGACCTTCTATTTTGTGACGACTCACCTTCTGGTTTGGTTGGTGCTGGATGTTCAGATCCTGTCCGAGATTTGGAAAGACATCCTGAAACGTCCCTATATCACGGTCGGAATGGGTGCGTTTCTGTTGATGGTGCCGCTGGTGATCACGTCAAATAACTGGTCGGTGCGCAAGCTCGGCCCGAAGTGGCGTAAGCTGCACCGGCTGGTCTATCCCATTGCTCTGTTGGGCGGTGTGCACTTCATCATGGTCGGTAAGACATGGGAAGCTGATGCGCTTATGTATATGGCGGTTATTGTTGCGTTGTTGGGGTGGCGGGTTTGGCAAGCTACAAAGCGCGTCCGAAGTAAGAAGCACTCGTTATCCCTTCCGACGTAA
- the pyrF gene encoding orotidine-5'-phosphate decarboxylase, with the protein MSDDRLIFALDVPNALEGLQFAEALGDAVSFYKIGLGMLTGGGLALANELKQEHGKKIFLDMKLFDIGNTVEAAVRGLSQFDLDFLTVHGDPNVVRAAQEGKGSSEMKILAVTILTSLDRDDLDAALIKPGKIQDLVLERAARALEAGADGVIASPQEAKQIRALPEADGKLIVTPGVRPAGSDLGDQKRIATPAQAIADGVDHIVVGRPIRNAKDPKAAAEAIIAELNSPQAQRANQR; encoded by the coding sequence ATGTCTGATGACCGCCTGATCTTTGCCCTTGATGTCCCCAACGCGCTGGAAGGCTTGCAGTTCGCCGAGGCACTGGGCGACGCAGTAAGCTTCTACAAAATCGGGCTGGGCATGTTGACAGGTGGTGGATTGGCACTGGCCAATGAACTGAAACAAGAGCATGGCAAGAAAATCTTTCTGGACATGAAGCTGTTCGACATCGGCAACACCGTCGAAGCCGCCGTTCGCGGTCTGTCACAGTTCGATCTGGATTTCCTGACCGTCCACGGCGACCCGAACGTGGTGCGCGCCGCGCAAGAAGGCAAGGGCAGCAGTGAGATGAAGATCCTTGCCGTGACCATCCTGACATCACTGGATCGCGACGATCTGGATGCCGCGTTAATCAAACCGGGCAAAATTCAGGATCTGGTGCTGGAACGAGCCGCACGCGCGCTAGAGGCAGGCGCCGATGGTGTCATCGCTTCACCGCAAGAGGCCAAGCAGATCCGCGCCCTTCCCGAGGCAGACGGAAAGCTGATCGTTACGCCGGGTGTGCGTCCAGCCGGATCTGACCTGGGTGACCAAAAGCGGATCGCCACCCCCGCGCAGGCCATAGCTGATGGCGTGGATCACATTGTGGTCGGTCGCCCGATCCGCAATGCCAAAGACCCAAAGGCCGCAGCCGAGGCAATCATTGCGGAACTGAACTCACCTCAGGCACAGCGGGCGAACCAACGCTGA
- a CDS encoding EF-hand domain-containing protein: MKTTSLAAALLIAGSSAVFADIAALDANEDGQVTMEELVAVYPDVTAEDFSTADADASGTLDADELAAAQEAGAIPSEM, from the coding sequence ATGAAAACCACATCTCTTGCCGCCGCTCTTCTGATTGCCGGTTCGTCCGCTGTATTTGCTGACATTGCCGCTCTGGATGCAAACGAGGACGGGCAGGTCACGATGGAAGAACTGGTTGCAGTTTATCCTGATGTGACCGCCGAGGACTTCTCGACGGCCGACGCGGACGCAAGCGGCACTCTGGACGCTGATGAACTGGCAGCAGCCCAAGAAGCAGGCGCGATCCCAAGCGAGATGTAA
- the msrP gene encoding protein-methionine-sulfoxide reductase catalytic subunit MsrP, whose amino-acid sequence MAFTSKLKYSDITPRADYMSRRQLMGGAAGLAAGLALGPALGASKYSADLEPTALEDISSYNNFYEFGTGKTDPASHAHQLTTDPWSVEIDGMVDRPGSYGLADILKKVTLEERIYRFRCVETWSMVVPWVGFELNQLLDLAGVQGSAKYVAFQTLFRPEEMPGQKTVSLEWPYREGLRLDEAMHPLTIMATGIYDEPMPKQNGAPLRLVVPWKYGYKSIKSIVRVTLTDKEPQTTWNMLQPNEYGFYSNVNPEVSHPRWSQAYEKPIGGGLFAKRQETLKFNGYQEEVASLYNGMDLVVNH is encoded by the coding sequence ATGGCTTTTACGAGTAAACTGAAATATTCCGATATTACACCGCGCGCGGATTACATGAGCAGACGTCAATTGATGGGTGGTGCCGCCGGGCTTGCCGCCGGGCTGGCGCTGGGTCCGGCGCTGGGTGCGTCGAAATACTCGGCCGACCTTGAGCCGACTGCGCTGGAAGATATTTCTTCCTACAACAACTTTTATGAATTCGGCACCGGTAAGACAGACCCGGCTAGTCATGCGCATCAACTGACCACCGATCCGTGGTCTGTCGAAATCGACGGCATGGTGGATCGTCCCGGTTCGTATGGGCTTGCGGACATTCTGAAGAAGGTCACGCTGGAGGAACGTATCTATCGTTTCCGCTGTGTTGAAACCTGGTCGATGGTTGTGCCTTGGGTCGGATTTGAACTGAACCAGTTGCTAGATTTGGCGGGGGTCCAAGGTTCTGCGAAATACGTCGCCTTCCAAACCTTGTTCCGACCCGAAGAGATGCCCGGACAGAAAACCGTCAGTCTGGAATGGCCCTATCGTGAAGGACTTCGGCTGGACGAGGCAATGCATCCGCTGACGATCATGGCCACCGGTATCTATGATGAGCCGATGCCAAAACAGAACGGCGCGCCGCTGCGGCTCGTTGTGCCGTGGAAATATGGCTACAAGTCCATCAAGTCGATTGTCCGCGTGACGTTGACAGATAAAGAACCACAGACCACGTGGAATATGCTGCAGCCGAACGAATACGGCTTCTATTCCAACGTGAACCCCGAAGTCAGCCACCCACGGTGGTCGCAAGCCTACGAGAAACCGATCGGTGGTGGCCTATTCGCCAAACGGCAAGAGACGTTGAAGTTCAACGGATACCAAGAAGAAGTCGCCAGCCTTTATAACGGCATGGACCTTGTGGTGAACCACTGA
- a CDS encoding class I SAM-dependent methyltransferase: protein MPNTRQITIADIAEIAKAAETRIDLITQLVELLDSPTVLELGVWHGEFAKDVLERNSSIKAYYMLDPWRTLDNWNKPFNIDAPEFEKAYKTSLKNTEFAAEKRIVLRGTTLEVIDQIEDESLDLIYIDGDHTLRGICIDLISVWPKLRPGGIIVGDDFSPTIWQHSTEYEPTFVYPFAQYFAEAHKAPMVAAHRAQFVIIKPKDQNHGHHFLDVTGLYRNPNVLDQITNKPTKKKPSKITTILKKFGLR from the coding sequence TTGCCGAACACCCGACAAATCACCATCGCCGACATTGCTGAGATTGCAAAAGCCGCTGAGACACGGATAGACCTGATTACGCAGTTGGTCGAATTGCTTGATTCACCGACAGTCCTTGAACTTGGCGTATGGCACGGTGAATTTGCAAAAGATGTTCTCGAACGGAACTCCTCCATCAAGGCATACTATATGCTTGATCCTTGGCGCACGTTAGACAACTGGAACAAACCGTTCAACATAGACGCACCCGAGTTCGAGAAAGCATACAAAACCTCACTCAAAAACACCGAATTCGCGGCCGAGAAGCGGATCGTACTTCGTGGAACGACGTTGGAGGTGATCGACCAGATCGAAGATGAATCGCTTGATCTTATCTATATCGACGGAGATCACACGCTCAGAGGCATATGCATCGATCTGATTTCGGTATGGCCTAAACTAAGACCTGGAGGAATTATTGTGGGTGACGATTTCTCTCCGACAATCTGGCAACATAGCACCGAGTACGAACCAACGTTTGTGTATCCCTTTGCACAATATTTCGCAGAAGCTCACAAAGCGCCAATGGTTGCCGCTCATCGTGCACAATTTGTTATAATCAAGCCCAAAGACCAAAATCATGGACATCATTTTCTGGATGTCACGGGCCTGTATCGCAATCCGAATGTTCTGGATCAGATAACAAACAAGCCCACAAAGAAGAAACCTAGCAAGATCACCACGATTCTTAAGAAATTCGGGCTTCGTTGA
- a CDS encoding FMN-binding glutamate synthase family protein, which yields MQSMFWAVELLAQAMLFVIGIGFLVLIVLYVIDRLQTYDAVRRNYPVIGRFRALFTNLGEFFRQYFFAMDREELPFNRAQRDWVERAASGHTNTVAFGSTRNLGITGTPIFVNATFPPVSDQYTQTKPLMIGPTARQPYSARSFFNLSGMSFGALSRPAVEALSIGAAKAGIWMNTGEGGLSHYHLKGGGDIVFQIGTAKYGVRDAEGNLSDEKLFEIAAHPEVKMFEVKLAQGAKPGKGGILPAAKVSAEIAAIRGITEGVASISPNRHLEIDDWDDLLNVLSHIREVTGKPVGFKTAVGSVEPLEELFERIVQRGAKDVPDFITIDGGEGGTGAAPMPLIDLVGLPIREALPLVCDLRDRHGLKDRIRLIASGKLVTPGDVAWAICAGADFVTSARGFMFSLGCIQAMKCNRNTCPTGITTHDSRLQKGLVPEDKADKVARYAKGIIHEVETIAHSVGVTEPRLMGRHHVRLVQENGRSVQMNHIYPAVPPLD from the coding sequence ATGCAATCCATGTTCTGGGCGGTTGAGCTGTTGGCGCAGGCGATGCTTTTTGTGATCGGCATCGGGTTTCTGGTACTGATCGTTCTTTACGTCATTGACCGGCTGCAAACCTATGATGCTGTGCGACGCAACTATCCGGTTATCGGACGATTTCGGGCATTGTTTACCAATCTAGGTGAATTTTTTCGGCAATACTTCTTTGCTATGGATCGTGAGGAACTGCCGTTCAATCGCGCCCAACGGGATTGGGTCGAACGGGCAGCGTCCGGGCATACGAATACGGTAGCGTTCGGGTCGACCAGAAACCTTGGGATCACTGGCACGCCCATCTTTGTGAATGCCACGTTTCCACCGGTGAGTGATCAATACACCCAAACCAAACCATTGATGATCGGCCCAACCGCTCGGCAACCTTACAGCGCTCGGTCATTTTTCAATTTGTCAGGCATGAGTTTCGGCGCCTTGTCCCGCCCTGCGGTCGAAGCTTTGTCGATAGGGGCGGCCAAAGCGGGTATCTGGATGAACACGGGCGAAGGTGGGTTGTCCCATTATCATCTGAAGGGGGGTGGCGACATTGTCTTTCAGATAGGCACTGCGAAATACGGGGTGCGGGACGCCGAAGGCAACCTGTCGGACGAGAAGCTGTTTGAGATCGCGGCGCATCCCGAGGTGAAGATGTTCGAGGTGAAGCTGGCGCAAGGTGCCAAGCCGGGGAAGGGTGGCATTTTACCCGCGGCCAAGGTTTCGGCCGAGATTGCGGCGATCCGGGGGATCACTGAAGGTGTCGCCTCTATCTCGCCCAACCGGCATCTGGAAATTGATGACTGGGATGATCTGCTGAACGTTCTGTCCCATATCCGTGAGGTGACAGGAAAGCCGGTCGGATTCAAAACAGCTGTTGGGTCGGTTGAGCCTCTTGAAGAATTGTTTGAAAGGATCGTGCAGCGCGGGGCCAAGGATGTGCCCGACTTCATCACCATAGATGGCGGTGAAGGAGGCACGGGGGCCGCGCCGATGCCGTTGATTGATCTTGTTGGTCTGCCCATCCGTGAAGCGTTGCCATTGGTCTGCGATTTGCGGGATCGCCATGGGTTAAAGGATCGCATCCGTCTGATTGCTTCGGGCAAACTAGTCACTCCGGGGGATGTGGCATGGGCGATCTGTGCGGGCGCTGATTTCGTCACCTCGGCGCGCGGGTTCATGTTCTCGCTGGGTTGTATTCAGGCGATGAAATGCAATCGCAACACATGTCCCACGGGAATCACCACCCATGACTCGCGCTTGCAGAAAGGTCTGGTGCCGGAAGACAAGGCCGACAAGGTGGCCCGTTATGCCAAAGGCATCATCCACGAGGTTGAAACCATCGCTCATTCGGTCGGTGTGACCGAGCCGCGCCTCATGGGTCGCCACCATGTCCGGCTGGTGCAGGAGAACGGGCGTTCGGTGCAGATGAACCACATCTATCCTGCCGTCCCCCCACTTGATTGA
- a CDS encoding SPFH domain-containing protein has product MNDIPADLLGGNSVLLLLAAFLIIVVLLGVKIVPQSQKFVVERFGRLQNVLGPGINFIVPFLDRVRHKVSILERQLPTASQDAITSDNVLVQVDTSVFYRILEPEKTVYRIRDVDAAISTTVAGIVRSGIGEMELDEVQSNRQQLISKIKQQVADAVDDWGIEVTRAEILDVNLDNATREAMLQQLNAERARRAQVTEAEGKRRAVELAADAELYAAEQTAKARRISADAEAYATEVVAKAIAENGLEAAQYQVALKQVEALTSVGKGEGKQTIILPAHALDAFGDAFKLLKGKP; this is encoded by the coding sequence ATGAATGACATCCCCGCAGATCTGCTTGGCGGCAACAGCGTCCTCCTGCTGTTGGCAGCCTTCCTGATCATCGTCGTCCTTTTGGGCGTCAAAATCGTTCCGCAAAGCCAGAAATTTGTGGTCGAGCGGTTTGGCCGCCTGCAAAATGTTCTGGGGCCGGGTATCAACTTCATCGTCCCGTTTCTGGATCGTGTTCGGCACAAGGTGTCTATTCTTGAGCGTCAGTTGCCCACCGCCAGTCAGGACGCCATCACATCGGACAACGTGTTGGTTCAGGTGGATACCAGCGTGTTCTACCGCATTCTTGAGCCGGAAAAGACGGTTTATCGTATCCGCGATGTGGACGCGGCGATTTCGACGACGGTTGCGGGGATCGTCCGCTCGGGCATTGGCGAGATGGAGTTGGACGAGGTTCAATCAAACCGCCAGCAGTTAATCTCGAAGATCAAGCAGCAGGTCGCGGATGCGGTGGACGATTGGGGGATAGAAGTGACGCGGGCCGAAATACTGGATGTGAATCTGGACAATGCAACACGCGAAGCCATGCTTCAGCAATTGAACGCAGAACGAGCCCGCCGGGCGCAGGTGACGGAAGCGGAAGGTAAACGCCGCGCCGTCGAACTGGCCGCGGATGCCGAGCTTTATGCCGCCGAACAAACCGCCAAGGCCCGACGCATTTCCGCCGATGCCGAGGCGTACGCGACCGAAGTTGTTGCCAAGGCCATCGCGGAAAACGGGTTGGAAGCGGCTCAGTATCAGGTTGCTCTGAAGCAGGTAGAAGCCCTGACCTCTGTCGGAAAAGGTGAGGGCAAGCAAACCATCATCCTGCCCGCACATGCGCTGGATGCGTTTGGAGATGCCTTCAAGCTGTTGAAAGGAAAGCCATAA
- the clpB gene encoding ATP-dependent chaperone ClpB has protein sequence MDLNKFTERSRGFIQAAQTIAMRENHQRLVPEHLLKALMDDEEGMSANLIRKAGGSPERVRAAVDDSIGKLSKVTGDAAQVYMDNATARVLDEAQKLAKQAGDSFVPVERLLTALAMIKSKARDALDAGAVDAKKLNAAINAVRQGRTADSASAEDSYEALSKYARDLTEAAEEGKIDPIIGRDEEIRRTMQVLSRRTKNNPVLIGEPGVGKTAIAEGLALRIINGDVPESLRNKKLLALDMGALIAGAKYRGEFEERLKAVLNEVTSAAGEIILFIDEMHTLVGAGKSDGAMDAANLIKPALARGELHCVGATTLDEYRKYVEKDAALARRFQPVMVEEPTVEDTISILRGIKEKYELHHGVRISDSALVAASTLSHRYITDRFLPDKAIDLVDEAASRLRMEVDSKPEELDALDRQIMQMQIESEALKLEDDKASKDRLEKLEAELSDLQEKSASLTAKWQAERDQLEGARGLKEQLDRARAELDAAKREGNLAKAGELSYGVIPGLQKKLEETENAESDIMVEEAVRPEQIASVLERWTGIPTSKMLEGEREKLLRMEEELHKRVIGQSSAVTAVANAVRRARAGLNDENRPLGSFLFLGPTGVGKTELTKAVAEYLFDDDNAMVRVDMSEFMEKHSVARLIGAPPGYVGYDEGGVLTEAVRRRPYQVVLFDEVEKAHPDVFNVLLQVLDDGVLTDGQGRTVDFKQTLIILTSNLGAQALSQLPDGADASDAKRDVMDAVRAHFRPEFLNRLDETIIFDRLSRSDMGGIVDIQLERLARRLARRNIALELDDGARKWLSDEGYDPVFGARPLKRVIQRALQDQLAEMILAGDVMDGDTIPVTAGSEGLIIGDRVASSNQRPPEDAVVH, from the coding sequence ATGGACTTGAACAAGTTCACAGAACGGTCGCGTGGTTTCATTCAGGCCGCACAGACCATCGCGATGCGCGAAAACCACCAACGGTTGGTTCCCGAGCATCTGTTGAAAGCCCTGATGGATGACGAAGAAGGGATGAGCGCCAACCTGATCCGCAAGGCAGGTGGGTCGCCCGAACGTGTCCGTGCAGCGGTGGACGATTCCATTGGCAAACTGTCGAAAGTGACAGGTGATGCCGCCCAGGTTTACATGGACAACGCCACCGCCCGCGTGCTGGACGAGGCGCAGAAACTGGCCAAACAGGCCGGCGATAGCTTTGTGCCCGTCGAACGTCTGTTGACGGCATTGGCTATGATTAAGTCCAAGGCGCGGGACGCGTTGGATGCCGGTGCCGTAGATGCCAAGAAACTGAACGCTGCAATCAACGCAGTTCGACAGGGGCGGACGGCGGACAGTGCCAGCGCCGAAGACAGCTATGAAGCCTTGTCAAAATACGCCCGCGATCTGACCGAAGCTGCGGAAGAGGGCAAGATTGACCCGATCATCGGCCGCGACGAAGAAATTCGCCGCACGATGCAGGTTCTGTCACGCCGCACCAAAAACAACCCTGTTCTGATCGGGGAACCCGGCGTTGGTAAAACTGCGATTGCCGAAGGCTTGGCCCTACGCATCATCAATGGCGACGTGCCTGAAAGCCTGCGCAACAAGAAGTTGTTGGCGCTGGATATGGGTGCACTGATCGCTGGCGCGAAATATCGCGGTGAGTTTGAAGAGCGTCTGAAAGCCGTTCTGAACGAAGTGACGTCGGCTGCCGGAGAAATCATCCTGTTCATCGACGAAATGCACACGCTTGTGGGGGCTGGCAAATCGGATGGCGCGATGGATGCGGCCAACCTGATCAAGCCTGCACTAGCGCGCGGTGAGTTGCACTGCGTTGGGGCCACCACGCTGGATGAATACCGCAAATATGTCGAAAAGGACGCAGCCCTTGCCCGCCGGTTCCAGCCTGTGATGGTGGAAGAGCCGACGGTAGAAGACACGATCTCGATCCTTCGGGGAATCAAAGAGAAATATGAGCTGCACCACGGCGTGCGGATTTCGGATAGTGCGCTTGTTGCTGCGTCAACGCTCAGCCATCGTTACATCACCGACCGGTTCTTGCCCGACAAAGCGATTGACCTTGTGGACGAAGCTGCCAGCCGCCTGCGGATGGAAGTTGACAGCAAACCCGAGGAATTGGATGCGCTGGATCGTCAGATCATGCAGATGCAGATCGAATCCGAGGCCTTGAAGCTGGAAGACGACAAGGCGTCGAAAGATCGTCTTGAGAAGCTTGAGGCTGAGTTGTCCGATCTTCAGGAAAAATCGGCGTCATTGACTGCCAAATGGCAGGCCGAACGGGATCAGCTTGAAGGGGCTCGTGGCTTGAAGGAACAGCTGGATCGCGCCCGAGCGGAACTGGATGCCGCCAAGCGCGAAGGCAATCTGGCCAAGGCTGGTGAGCTGTCCTATGGCGTCATTCCTGGTCTTCAGAAGAAGCTGGAAGAAACCGAAAACGCCGAGAGCGACATCATGGTCGAAGAAGCCGTGCGGCCTGAACAGATCGCAAGTGTACTTGAGCGGTGGACGGGTATTCCCACTTCGAAAATGCTGGAAGGCGAGCGCGAGAAACTGCTCAGGATGGAAGAAGAGCTGCATAAGCGTGTGATTGGTCAGTCTTCGGCAGTTACTGCTGTCGCAAACGCTGTGCGCCGCGCGCGTGCGGGCTTGAACGACGAGAACCGCCCGCTTGGGTCGTTCTTATTTCTTGGGCCGACCGGCGTGGGTAAGACCGAACTGACGAAAGCGGTGGCCGAGTATCTGTTTGACGACGACAACGCGATGGTCCGCGTGGATATGTCCGAGTTCATGGAGAAACACTCCGTCGCCCGTCTGATCGGCGCGCCTCCGGGCTATGTCGGCTATGACGAAGGCGGTGTGCTGACCGAAGCGGTGCGGCGCAGACCGTATCAAGTCGTGCTGTTTGACGAGGTTGAAAAGGCCCACCCGGATGTGTTCAACGTGCTGTTGCAGGTTTTGGACGATGGTGTACTGACCGATGGTCAAGGCCGTACGGTCGACTTTAAACAGACGCTGATCATCCTGACGTCAAACCTTGGTGCGCAGGCGCTGAGCCAGTTGCCGGATGGAGCGGATGCTTCGGATGCCAAGCGCGACGTGATGGATGCGGTACGGGCGCATTTCCGTCCCGAGTTCCTGAACCGTCTGGATGAAACGATCATCTTTGATCGCCTTAGCCGGAGCGATATGGGTGGTATCGTCGATATTCAGTTGGAACGTTTGGCACGCCGACTTGCCCGTCGCAACATCGCCCTTGAACTGGATGACGGCGCGCGCAAATGGCTGTCCGATGAAGGCTATGATCCCGTGTTTGGTGCCCGCCCATTGAAGCGTGTTATCCAACGCGCGCTTCAAGACCAGTTGGCCGAGATGATCCTGGCAGGCGACGTGATGGATGGTGACACGATACCGGTTACTGCCGGGTCCGAAGGCTTGATCATCGGTGATCGGGTGGCCAGCTCAAACCAACGTCCACCCGAAGATGCGGTTGTTCACTAA